A region of Caretta caretta isolate rCarCar2 chromosome 26, rCarCar1.hap1, whole genome shotgun sequence DNA encodes the following proteins:
- the ADRA2B gene encoding alpha-2B adrenergic receptor produces the protein MGGGAQAMDSPEGYSVQATAAIAAIITFLILFTIFGNVLVIIAVLTSRSLRAPQNLFLVSLAAADILVATLIIPFSLANELMGYWHFRKTWCEIYLALDVLFCTSSIVHLCAISLDRYWSVSQAIEYNSKRTPRRIKCIILIVWMIAAFISLPPLIYKGNKKDSQAGRPQCKLNEEAWYILSSSIGSFFAPCVIMILVYLRIYLIAKHRTQQGSRGKKPKAKEKGTSRKITSPTSETSPQQLGAREPNGHQEPIEDSDQPVTPTLPAHRTSLLSLEEQPPPPATGPCPPQPEKKESSGSSPVEHSLHCSLKQRNGHPQSSAKGMETLATAKGEVVLVRRVKTLSANPWKRKTHLNREKRFTFVLAVVIGVFVLCWFPFFFLYSLGAICPELCKVPNSVFQFFFWIGYCNSSLNPVIYTIFNQDFRKAFRKILCRQGTQTAW, from the coding sequence ATGGGGGGGGGCGCCCAAGCCATGGACAGCCCCGAGGGTTACTCGGTCCAAGCCACCGCGGCCATCGCCGCCATCATCACCTTCCTCATCCTCTTCACCATCTTCGGCAACGTGCTGGTGATCATCGCTGTGCTCACCAGCCGGTCCCTCCGAGCCCCCCAGAACCTCTTCCTGGTGTCCCTGGCGGCGGCCGACATCCTGGTGGCCACCCTCATCATCCCCTTTTCCCTGGCCAACGAGCTGATGGGCTACTGGCACTTCCGGAAGACCTGGTGCGAGATCTACCTGGCCTTGGACGTTCTCTTCTGCACCTCCTCCATCGTGCACCTCTGCGCCATCAGCCTGGACCGGTACTGGTCTGTCAGCCAGGCCATCGAATACAACTCCAAGAGGACCCCCAGGAGGATCAAGTGCATCATCCTCATCGTGTGGATGATCGCAGCCTtcatctccctgccccccctcatCTACAAGGGGAACAAGAAGGACAGCCAGGCCGGCAGGCCGCAGTGCAAACTCAACGAGGAGGCATGGTACATCCTCTCCTCCAGCATTGGCTCCTTCTTCGCCCCCTGCGTCATCATGATCCTGGTCTACCTGCGGATTTACCTTATAGCCAAGCACCGGACCCAGCAAGGCTCCAGGGGCAAGAAGCCCAAGGCCAAGGAGAAGGGGACATCTAGGAAAATCACCAGCCCGACCTCTGAgacctctccccagcagctgggcgCAAGGGAACCCAATGGGCATCAGGAGCCCATTGAGGATAGTGATCAGCCAGTGACCCCTACGCTCCCTGCCCACAGGACATCTCTCCTGAGCCTGGAGGAGCAGCCGCCGCCACCTGCCACTGGCCCTTGCCCGCCGCAACCGGAGAAGAAAGAGTCTTCTGGTTCCAGCCCGGTGGAGCACTCCCTGCACTGCAGCCTCAAGCAGCGCAACGGGCACCCCCAGAGCTCTGCCAAGGGCATGGAGACCCTGGCCACTGCCAAGGGGGAGGTGGTGCTGGTGAGGAGGGTGAAGACCCTAAGTGCCAACCCTTGGAAGAGGAAGACCCACCTCAACCGGGAGAAGAGGTTCACCTTCGTCCTCGCCGTGGTAATCGGGGTCTTTGTCCTCTGCTGGttccctttcttctttctctATAGCCTGGGGGCCATCTGCCCAGAACTCTGCAAGGTCCCCAACAGCGTGTTCCAGTTCTTCTTCTGGATTGGCTACTGCAACAGCTCCTTGAACCCTGTGATCTACACCATCTTCAACCAGGACTTCCGCAAGGCCTTCCGCAAGATCCTCTGCAGGCAGGGGACTCAGACTGCCTGGTGA